In the Aliarcobacter cryaerophilus genome, one interval contains:
- a CDS encoding response regulator → MKIKDYSILIVEDEFIASEYLYQILDSFGVETIFKAKNSNEALEVVKNNHIDLVFMDINIQGGIDGIKCSFLLNQEYFIPVIFATAYADTATIDEAKDENIFGYLIKPFQISDVKATLSVAISNINRIRKLQEPKKDEEIDVKEIDLSENYTYCFDSKTLIFKNSVVALTKKELEVFHILCKNINKNISYEYLKDLVWINKNISDSTVRDVVSRLKKKLVNINIENISNFGYILKN, encoded by the coding sequence ATGAAAATTAAAGATTACTCCATTTTAATTGTAGAAGATGAGTTTATAGCTTCTGAGTATCTATATCAAATACTTGATTCCTTTGGAGTAGAAACTATTTTCAAAGCAAAAAACTCAAATGAAGCACTTGAAGTTGTAAAAAATAATCATATAGATTTAGTTTTTATGGATATAAATATTCAAGGTGGAATAGATGGAATAAAATGTTCTTTTTTATTAAATCAAGAGTATTTTATACCAGTAATATTTGCAACAGCATATGCAGATACAGCAACGATAGATGAAGCAAAAGATGAAAATATTTTTGGATATTTAATAAAACCTTTTCAAATATCAGATGTAAAAGCTACTTTAAGTGTTGCAATTTCAAATATAAATCGTATTAGAAAACTTCAAGAACCAAAAAAAGATGAAGAAATAGATGTAAAAGAGATTGACTTGAGTGAAAACTATACTTACTGCTTTGATTCAAAAACTCTTATTTTTAAAAACTCTGTTGTAGCTCTTACAAAAAAAGAGTTAGAAGTTTTTCATATTTTGTGCAAAAATATTAACAAAAATATCTCTTATGAGTATTTAAAAGATCTTGTATGGATTAACAAAAATATTTCTGATTCAACAGTACGTGATGTTGTTTCAAGGCTTAAAAAAAAGTTAGTTAATATAAATATAGAAAATATATCTAACTTTGGTTATATATTAAAAAACTAG
- a CDS encoding 7TM diverse intracellular signaling domain-containing protein — translation MKYLISIFLFINFLYANSSTLVLENGFSFNENFEISYLKDSSNELNIQEIANSNDFQKHSNKFSLGYLKDTIWIKVDLKNKSSKEDFILSLNEHFYEKANMHYFDESENLWKTLKNGVFTPIKERNIETSKLAFNFKIQQNSSQTIFVELKAKYPYFGNIAVYSKDYFFVSRILNIDSFFILQFGILLIIIIFNLFLWISLKEKVYIYYVGYTFFALVYLINISGLLIYFDLQHYMYKLHFSVSLCIIFLSLFSIEYFEAKRYFKASVFVIKILILLLFVFAFMMVAVSYSPWNNFMNHIITLILITLIVSSIKIYKKGQYFLKYYIFAISIYFTSVIIFILFLMGIIEYNYFNRYAYIYCLSLEIIVFALILSNRYNIIKNEKIKTQNELISLQINQNKLLENEVEKKTLKLTKLVKERELLVKEVFHRVKNNFHVITAFLWFESKKDDNKHRFTELINRIKSMSLIHEYLCNSKDLIDINLKEYIDELVKTIIQTYSIPTLKINTNIENINLEFENIMSLGVVVNEIISNSIKHHPKENNIVLEINCYKKNDSVILIIVDNGLGFDENIQKTGLGLELIKDFINKLPNAKYSFYKENGTVFELSFKDINNEN, via the coding sequence TTGAAATATCTTATATCTATATTTTTATTTATTAATTTTTTATATGCAAACTCTTCAACACTTGTATTAGAAAATGGATTTAGCTTTAATGAGAACTTTGAAATATCTTATTTGAAAGATTCAAGTAATGAATTAAATATCCAAGAAATAGCTAATTCAAATGATTTTCAAAAACATTCAAATAAGTTCTCTTTAGGTTATTTAAAAGATACTATTTGGATAAAAGTTGATTTAAAAAATAAAAGTTCTAAAGAAGATTTTATTTTATCACTAAATGAACACTTTTATGAAAAAGCAAATATGCACTATTTTGATGAATCTGAAAATTTGTGGAAAACATTAAAAAATGGTGTTTTTACACCAATAAAAGAAAGAAATATTGAAACTTCAAAACTAGCTTTTAATTTTAAAATCCAACAAAATAGCTCACAAACAATATTTGTAGAATTAAAAGCCAAGTATCCATATTTTGGAAATATTGCTGTTTATTCAAAAGATTATTTTTTTGTAAGTAGGATTTTAAATATTGACTCTTTTTTCATATTACAATTTGGTATTTTATTAATTATTATTATATTTAATCTATTTTTATGGATTAGTTTAAAAGAAAAAGTATATATTTATTATGTTGGATATACTTTTTTTGCACTTGTTTACTTGATAAATATTAGTGGACTTTTAATATATTTTGATTTACAACACTATATGTATAAACTGCACTTTTCAGTCTCATTATGTATCATATTTTTATCTTTGTTTTCTATTGAATATTTTGAAGCAAAGAGATATTTTAAAGCAAGTGTTTTTGTTATTAAAATATTAATATTACTTCTTTTTGTGTTTGCTTTTATGATGGTAGCAGTTTCATATAGTCCTTGGAATAACTTTATGAATCACATAATAACACTAATACTAATTACTTTAATAGTCTCATCAATAAAAATTTATAAAAAAGGTCAATATTTTTTAAAGTATTATATTTTTGCAATATCTATTTATTTTACCTCTGTAATTATTTTTATTTTGTTTTTAATGGGAATTATAGAATATAACTATTTTAATAGATATGCATATATATATTGCTTATCTCTTGAAATAATAGTTTTTGCATTAATACTTTCTAATCGTTATAATATTATAAAGAATGAGAAAATAAAAACTCAAAATGAGTTAATTTCTTTGCAAATAAATCAAAATAAACTACTTGAAAATGAGGTTGAGAAAAAGACTTTAAAACTAACAAAACTCGTAAAAGAGAGAGAGCTTTTAGTAAAAGAGGTATTTCATCGTGTTAAAAATAATTTCCATGTAATAACTGCTTTTTTATGGTTTGAAAGCAAAAAAGATGATAATAAACATAGATTTACAGAACTAATAAATAGAATAAAATCTATGTCTTTAATTCATGAATATCTTTGTAACTCAAAAGATTTAATAGATATTAATTTAAAAGAGTATATAGATGAGCTTGTAAAAACTATTATACAAACATATAGTATTCCAACTTTAAAAATTAATACTAATATTGAAAATATTAATCTTGAGTTTGAAAATATAATGTCTTTGGGAGTTGTTGTAAATGAGATAATAAGCAATAGTATAAAGCACCATCCAAAAGAAAATAATATTGTTTTAGAGATTAATTGCTATAAAAAAAATGATAGCGTAATTTTAATTATCGTTGATAATGGACTTGGATTTGATGAAAATATTCAAAAAACTGGATTAGGACTTGAGCTTATAAAAGATTTTATAAATAAACTTCCAAATGCAAAATACTCTTTTTATAAAGAAAATGGAACAGTATTTGAACTATCATTTAAGGATATAAATAATGAAAATTAA